A DNA window from Helianthus annuus cultivar XRQ/B chromosome 15, HanXRQr2.0-SUNRISE, whole genome shotgun sequence contains the following coding sequences:
- the LOC110912041 gene encoding cyclin-D4-1 codes for MAPSLDCLSSSLLCAEDNDSIFYDYDDHRNHQNVDQSQRVNFLETEDSVLDCSDERLDLLVEKECEQFVGFFDYLDYIKNGKLDIAARQEAVDWITKVHAYFNFGPLTAYLSVNYLDRFLAVYELPAKEWMMQLLAVACLSLAAKMEETETPLIQDLQVGGSRFVFEATSIKKMELLVLTTLKWRVQAVTPFSFIHDFLVKVNHGQPVSKSWILSSTQLILSLFRGVEFLEFRPSEIAAAVAIHVVGSTQISLLAQHVTKERVLKCMELLKELNGDCTMSLRSGTLTSMPKSPTGVLEAACNSNRTGESVVGSCPNSFKRRRLNIQQQTL; via the exons ATGGCACCAAGTCTTGATTGCTTGTCATCAAGTTTACTATGTGCAGAAGACAATGACAGCATCTTTTATGACTATGATGATCATAGAAATCATCAAaatgttgaccaaagtcaaagaGTCAATTTTCTTGAAACAGAGGACTCTGTTCTTGATTGTTCTGATGAGAGGTTGGATTTGTTGGTTGAAAAAGAATGTGAACAATTTGTTGGTTTTTTTGATTATTTGGATTATATCAAAAATGGGAAGCTGGATATTGCTGCAAGACAAGAGGCTGTTGATTGGATCACAAAG GTTCATGCTTATTTCAATTTTGGACCTTTAACTGCATATTTATCAGTTAATTACTTGGACAGATTTCTTGCTGTTTATGAATTACCT GCCAAAGAATGGATGATGCAGTTGCTAGCTGTAGCCTGTTTATCATTGGCAGCAAAAATGGAAGAGACTGAAACACCACTAATTCAAGATTTGCAG GTGGGTGGATCAAGATTTGTGTTTGAGGCAACATCCATTAAGAAAATGGAGCTGCTTGTGTTGACCACATTGAAATGGAGGGTACAAGCAGTCACACCATTTTCCTTTATTCATGATTTTCTTGTGAAAGTCAACCATGGTCAACCTGTTTCAAAATCTTGGATTTTGTCATCAACCCAACTCATCTTAAGCTTGTTTAGAG GGGTGGAGTTCTTGGAGTTTAGACCTTCTGAGATAGCAGCAGCAGTGGCAATTCATGTGGTGGGATCAACTCAGATCTCTTTACTTGCTCAACATGTTACAAAG GAGAGGGTTCTTAAATGCATGGAATTGTTGAAAGAGTTAAATGGTGATTGTACAATGAGCTTAAGGAGTGGTACATTGACATCAATGCCAAAGAGTCCAACTGGTGTGTTGGAGGCTGCATGTAACAGCAATAGAACTGGTGAATCAGTTGTTGGGTCATGTCCAAACTCATTTAAAAGGAGAAGACTCAACATTCAACAACAAACACTTTAA